Proteins co-encoded in one Deinococcus metalli genomic window:
- a CDS encoding rhodanese-like domain-containing protein — MTYQDIFTAELEPKLRAGATLYDVRERDEYEQGHIPGAINLPLSELPARMGEIQSPAVIACLSGGRSAQAATYLAAQGVADLMNLTGGTMGWMREGREVKAGTQP; from the coding sequence ATGACCTACCAGGACATCTTCACCGCTGAACTCGAACCGAAACTTCGCGCTGGAGCGACCCTGTACGACGTCCGTGAACGCGACGAGTACGAACAGGGCCACATCCCCGGCGCGATCAACCTCCCCCTCAGTGAACTGCCGGCCCGCATGGGCGAGATCCAGTCCCCGGCCGTGATCGCCTGCCTGAGCGGCGGTCGCAGCGCCCAGGCCGCCACCTATCTGGCGGCCCAGGGGGTGGCCGACCTGATGAACCTGACCGGCGGCACCATGGGCTGGATGCGCGAGGGCCGCGAGGTGAAGGCCGGCACCCAGCCGTGA
- a CDS encoding rhodanese-like domain-containing protein, with protein sequence MITFFKKLISGLQDLPSLSPQEAKSLIESGALLLDVRSLAERRRLSIPGSVNIPLDELPDRIATLPNGKTVVCQCASGMRSAQATRLLTDAGLDARNLSGGISAWRAAGLPTNAGH encoded by the coding sequence ATGATCACCTTCTTCAAGAAGCTCATCAGCGGCCTCCAGGACCTGCCATCGCTGAGCCCGCAGGAAGCCAAGTCCCTCATTGAGTCCGGCGCACTGCTGCTGGACGTCCGCAGCCTTGCCGAACGCCGGCGCCTGTCGATCCCCGGCAGTGTGAACATTCCCCTCGACGAGCTGCCAGACCGGATCGCGACGCTCCCGAACGGCAAGACCGTCGTCTGTCAGTGCGCCAGCGGCATGCGCAGCGCCCAGGCGACCCGCCTCCTCACGGACGCCGGACTGGACGCCCGCAACCTCAGCGGCGGCATCAGCGCGTGGCGCGCCGCGGGCCTGCCCACGAACGCCGGCCACTGA
- a CDS encoding MBL fold metallo-hydrolase has translation MYFTRFYDTDLAQASYMIGCQKTGECLVVDPVRDVTQYLAEARAQGLRVTHVTETHIHADYLSGSRELAAQTGARLLLSDEGGSGWQYTYDDGNQIKLHGGDSFMVGNVRIQALHTPGHTPESLSFLVTDTPRGEQPSLILTGDFVFVGDLGRPDLLDEAAGGQDTRFVGAAQLFASLKGQFLPLPDYVQVWPGHGAGSACGKALGAVPATTVGYERALSWWAPLVEAGDEQAFTDELLAGQPDAPRYYGRMKTENRDGPALLEAVAPLPALSAPDVRARLAAGARLIDTRPREEHQAAAPTGSVNLPDGKTFETWAGWLLTPGRKLILLAPASRAETLRRQLWMVGLDQVVGFIPTAEGLDAAPAAPIPVDELPQHVGALILDVRKKTEYDAGHLPGARQLHAGRLPWALDTLPRDREIVVHCQGGARSAAAASLLRAEGFHVTELAGGYDAWSHAQTALQTA, from the coding sequence ATGTACTTCACCCGCTTCTATGACACTGACCTTGCCCAGGCCTCCTACATGATCGGCTGCCAGAAGACCGGTGAGTGCCTGGTCGTCGATCCCGTGCGCGACGTCACCCAGTATCTCGCCGAGGCCCGGGCCCAGGGGCTGCGCGTGACCCACGTCACCGAGACCCACATCCACGCCGACTACCTCTCGGGCAGCCGCGAGCTGGCGGCCCAGACCGGAGCCCGGCTGCTGCTCTCGGACGAGGGCGGCTCCGGCTGGCAGTACACCTACGACGATGGGAACCAAATAAAGCTGCACGGCGGCGACTCGTTCATGGTCGGCAACGTCCGGATTCAGGCGCTGCATACCCCCGGCCATACCCCGGAGAGCCTGTCGTTCCTGGTGACCGATACCCCCCGGGGCGAGCAGCCCAGCCTGATCCTGACCGGCGACTTCGTATTCGTGGGCGACCTGGGCCGGCCTGACCTGCTCGACGAGGCCGCCGGCGGCCAGGACACCCGCTTTGTCGGCGCGGCGCAATTGTTTGCCTCGCTCAAGGGCCAGTTCCTGCCCCTGCCGGACTACGTGCAGGTGTGGCCCGGTCACGGTGCCGGCAGCGCCTGTGGCAAGGCGCTCGGCGCGGTGCCCGCCACGACGGTCGGCTACGAGCGCGCCCTGAGCTGGTGGGCGCCACTGGTGGAGGCCGGCGACGAGCAGGCCTTCACGGACGAACTGCTCGCCGGCCAGCCCGACGCGCCGCGCTACTACGGCCGCATGAAGACCGAGAACCGGGACGGCCCGGCGCTGCTGGAGGCCGTCGCTCCCCTGCCCGCACTGTCCGCGCCGGACGTGCGCGCCCGGCTGGCCGCGGGGGCCCGGCTGATCGACACCCGCCCGAGGGAAGAGCACCAGGCCGCCGCACCCACCGGCAGCGTCAACCTGCCGGACGGCAAGACCTTCGAGACCTGGGCCGGCTGGCTGCTCACGCCCGGCCGCAAGCTGATCCTGCTGGCTCCGGCCAGTCGGGCAGAGACCCTGCGCCGGCAGCTGTGGATGGTGGGCCTCGACCAGGTGGTGGGTTTCATCCCCACGGCCGAAGGTCTGGACGCCGCGCCCGCCGCGCCGATCCCAGTGGACGAACTGCCGCAGCACGTCGGCGCGCTGATCCTGGATGTCCGCAAGAAGACCGAGTATGACGCGGGCCACCTGCCTGGCGCACGCCAGCTTCATGCAGGACGGCTGCCGTGGGCGCTGGACACTCTCCCGCGTGACCGCGAGATCGTCGTGCACTGCCAGGGCGGGGCGCGCAGCGCCGCCGCCGCCAGCCTGCTGCGCGCTGAGGGCTTCCACGTTACCGAGCTCGCCGGCGGCTACGACGCCTGGTCACACGCCCAGACGGCTCTGCAGACCGCCTGA
- a CDS encoding rhodanese-like domain-containing protein, translated as MKTSAPLLLIATLLAGCAPQAITGYTTVTVRELKTAYDAGAYVLDVRTPAEYAEGHLARAVNLPLDQVQARAGEVPADRPVYVICRSGNRSAQASAILTMAGKDVRNVGGGMNDWIAAGYPVTR; from the coding sequence ATGAAGACCAGTGCACCACTGCTGCTGATCGCTACGTTGCTGGCTGGCTGCGCTCCACAGGCCATCACGGGCTACACCACCGTGACCGTGCGGGAACTCAAAACCGCCTATGACGCCGGGGCCTACGTGCTGGATGTCCGCACGCCCGCCGAGTACGCCGAAGGACATCTGGCGCGGGCCGTCAACCTGCCGCTGGATCAGGTACAAGCCCGCGCTGGCGAGGTGCCCGCTGACCGCCCGGTGTACGTCATCTGCCGCAGCGGCAACCGCAGTGCCCAGGCCAGCGCCATCCTCACGATGGCCGGCAAGGACGTGCGCAACGTCGGCGGCGGCATGAACGACTGGATCGCGGCCGGCTATCCCGTCACGAGATGA